One Chaetodon trifascialis isolate fChaTrf1 chromosome 21, fChaTrf1.hap1, whole genome shotgun sequence genomic window carries:
- the LOC139349520 gene encoding C1q-related factor-like: MLVLVLVVLIPVLVSSVGTGGIDDSASHYEMLGTCRMVCDPFPSTGTTGTGMHAGTDTATTGLQVDSDADLSDHSIGPPLPTYSAHGPQGKPGRPGKPGPPGPPGEPGPPGPKGPPGDGVDIVRTGILGLGGKGAVSTTTYNTMPRVAFYAGLRNPQEGYDILRFDDVVTNIGGNYEGATGKFTCKIPGTYFFIYNVLMRGGDGTSMWADLIKNGLVRASAIAQDQDQSYDYASNSVILHLDAGDEVFIKLDGGKAHGGNSNKYSTFSGFILYAD, translated from the exons ATGCTGGTCCTGGTTCTGGTGGTCCTCATCCCTGTGCTGGTCAGCTCCGTTGGCACAGGTGGCATAGATGACAGTGCAAGCCACTACGAGATGCTGGGTACCTGCCGCATGGTTTGTGACCCTTTCCCCAGCACGGGCACGACGGGCACAGGTATGCACGCGGGAACAGATACAGCGACCACAGGCCTACAGGTGGACAGCGACGCGGATCTGAGTGATCACAGCATCGGCCCACCGCTGCCTACTTACAGCGCTCATGGCCCGCAAGGTAAACCAGGCCGTCCGGGCAAGCCTGGACCCCCAGGACCACCCGGAGAGCCAGGCCCACCGGGACCCAAGGGACCACCGGGAGATGGTGTGGACATTGTACGGACGGGGATTCTAGGTTTAGGGGGTAAAGGGGCAGTTAGCACAACCACCTACAACACCATGCCACGGGTGGCATTTTACGCAGGACTACGAAACCCTCAAGAAGGTTACGATATTCTACGATTTGACGACGTGGTGACTAACATTGGTGGCAACTATGAGGGCGCAACGGGCAAGTTCACCTGTAAGATTCCCGGCACCTACTTTTTCATCTACAATGTGCTGATGAGGGGAGGAGATGGCACCAGCATGTGGGCTGACCTAATCAAGAATGGTCTG GTCAGGGCCAGCGCCATTGCCCAAGACCAGGACCAGAGTTATGACTACGCCAGCAACAGTGTCATCCTTCATTTAGATGCGGGCGATGAGGTTTTCATAAAATTGGATGGGGGCAAGGCTCACGGGGGCAACAGCAACAAATACAGCACCTTCTCAGGGTTCATCCTCTATGCCGACTGA
- the dcakd gene encoding dephospho-CoA kinase domain-containing protein produces MFLVGLTGGISSGKSTVSSMLRELGCPIIEADVVARKVVEPHTPAYSRIVYHFGPEVLLENGEIDRKMLGQLIFASEEKRKLLNSITHPEIHKAMLKEILFYFLRGYRYVVLDVPLLFETRRLTQFLNHTVVVYCDPATQLSRLMQRDGLTQEQAEQRMAAQMPLNEKRGLANHVIENSGSREDTHRQVLRLHTKLEDSMDFLLVRVIAIAATAGLGGILLYAAKILLS; encoded by the exons ATGTTCCTGGTGGGGCTGACAGGAGGTATTTCCTCAGGGAAAAGCACAGTGTCTTCAATGCTGCGGGAGCTCGGATGCCCCATTATTGAAGCTGACGTCGTGGCCAGGAAAG TTGTGGAGCCGCACACTCCCGCCTATTCCCGCATCGTCTACCACTTCGGGCCGGAGGTCCTTCTCGAGAACGGGGAGATCGACCGGAAGATGCTGGGTCAGCTCATCTTCGCCAGcgaggagaagaggaagctgctgaaCTCCATCACCCACCCAGAGATCCATAAAGCAATGCTCAAAGAGATCCTGTTCTACTTTCTCAGAG GCTACCGCTATGTGGTTCTGGATGTGCCCCTCCTCTTCGAAACCAGACGTCTCACTCAGTTTCTAAACCACACTGTGGTAGTTTACTG TGACCCTGCCACTCAGCTATCGCGCCTGATGCAGAGGGACGGCCTGACCCAGGAGCAGGCCGAGCAGCGCATGGCTGCGCAGATGCCGCTCAATGAAAAGCGCGGCTTGGCCAATCACGTTATTGAGAACTCGGGCAGCCGCGAGGACACCCACCGGCAGGTCCTGCGGTTGCACACCAAGCTGGAAGACTCCATGGACTTCCTCTTAGTGAGGGTCATTGCAATTGCAGCCACTGCTGGTCTGGGTGGGATACTGCTGTATGCAGCCAAGATACTTTTGTCCTaa